One genomic region from Caldivirga sp. encodes:
- a CDS encoding carbon monoxide dehydrogenase subunit G, producing the protein MKLNGQKPWGDGVNVENLWQLIENNTLALVKCVPDTSDIRQVNPQEFEFKIMVRMGPVSGTFNSRVKIESIDKASGRVAMTLNSKGPGAVMNASITATISQTGVSYDADVNLSGLLAAVGERLIRNYIDGKLNEFLNNLVKLAKTGQC; encoded by the coding sequence ATGAAGCTTAATGGTCAAAAACCCTGGGGTGATGGCGTTAATGTTGAGAACCTGTGGCAGTTAATTGAAAACAATACGCTAGCACTAGTTAAATGCGTACCAGATACTAGTGATATTAGGCAAGTTAATCCCCAGGAGTTTGAGTTCAAGATAATGGTTCGCATGGGTCCAGTTAGTGGAACCTTTAATTCAAGGGTTAAAATAGAGAGCATTGATAAGGCATCCGGGAGAGTCGCAATGACTCTGAACTCTAAGGGGCCTGGTGCAGTTATGAATGCTTCAATAACGGCTACCATAAGTCAAACAGGCGTATCCTACGATGCTGACGTCAACCTAAGCGGCTTACTTGCAGCTGTTGGGGAGAGGTTAATTAGGAATTACATTGATGGTAAGCTTAATGAGTTCCTAAACAATCTAGTTAAGCTAGCTAAGACTGGTCAATGCTAA